From the Terriglobia bacterium genome, one window contains:
- a CDS encoding tetratricopeptide repeat protein — translation MFLNRLWHERAMAAVCLSLCFQGAALMNAKEVADPRGRIDIKSYVIDASLNPGTHQLEAKVKIQFAALESDISHLEFDFNANLSPAHVLDEKNRPVRFNQDVDTSKLSVDLDAPLSKPQEGSLVFEYHGTLNKSDRSPVEDVKLANIDEAGSYLLARSFWVPMNGYNFDRAAVQLNLTVPKGIVVVSQGKLTGVDKGAREDVFHWQADGQQFPFTVAAGKYVQTTVQTESIPVTLYLSESNAKLAKDYGEMAGKIIEFYNTRFSLYPFASYSIAEIDDSTVGGYSAPGLTLLARRTLSTKVNYRLLAHEIGHQWWGLRLNPRFKSDYWLSEGFASYSAALFMENYAGEGAYEDEMKDLSIKALVHESAASISNAGRLTEETDEYRSVVQYKGAVVLHMLRYLIGDTKFSTALQTFATKFAYQPVTTADFKSVVEQVTAQDLTYFFAEWVLSTGAPDFRLKYTVFRTQKGFRVQGHVEQDMDTLRMPVEVSIETQGKPESKTVELSGTSSDFEIETFGQPVRVDLDPHHRLLRYDAKTRILTAIQRGKELYDQGEYVEAVDAYKKALDLDKHNSLAHFRIGEAFLAQRNYNSAANAFREALNGDLDPKWVEVFSHINLGKVYDALGQRERAVQEYRKAIDTNDNTQGAQEEARKYMAQPYKESADEFK, via the coding sequence ATGTTTTTGAATCGATTGTGGCATGAGCGCGCGATGGCAGCAGTCTGTCTCTCCCTCTGTTTCCAGGGGGCCGCCCTGATGAACGCCAAGGAGGTGGCCGATCCGCGGGGGCGAATCGACATCAAGAGTTACGTCATCGATGCCTCGCTCAACCCCGGCACACACCAACTCGAGGCGAAGGTCAAAATACAGTTTGCCGCCCTCGAGAGCGATATCTCACATCTGGAGTTTGATTTTAACGCCAATCTCTCGCCGGCCCATGTCCTGGATGAAAAGAATCGACCGGTTCGATTCAACCAGGATGTCGATACCTCCAAGCTGTCAGTCGATCTCGACGCGCCGCTCAGCAAGCCGCAAGAAGGCTCACTGGTTTTTGAGTATCACGGCACTTTGAACAAATCCGACCGCAGCCCGGTCGAAGACGTGAAGCTTGCCAACATCGATGAGGCGGGCTCGTATCTATTGGCGCGCTCCTTCTGGGTGCCGATGAACGGCTACAACTTTGATCGTGCTGCGGTTCAGCTGAACCTGACAGTTCCCAAGGGGATCGTCGTGGTTTCTCAGGGGAAGTTGACGGGAGTGGATAAGGGAGCCCGGGAGGATGTGTTTCATTGGCAGGCAGACGGGCAACAGTTCCCGTTCACCGTGGCCGCAGGGAAATACGTGCAGACTACGGTCCAAACCGAATCCATTCCCGTCACCCTTTACCTCAGCGAGTCGAACGCAAAACTGGCGAAAGATTACGGGGAAATGGCCGGCAAGATCATTGAGTTTTACAACACCCGTTTCTCGCTGTATCCGTTCGCCAGTTATTCCATTGCGGAGATTGACGACTCCACGGTGGGAGGCTACTCGGCACCGGGACTGACTTTGCTGGCCCGCCGGACCTTGAGCACGAAGGTAAATTACCGACTCCTCGCCCATGAAATTGGGCACCAGTGGTGGGGTCTTCGGCTCAACCCGCGCTTCAAGAGCGACTACTGGCTCAGCGAAGGGTTTGCGAGCTATTCCGCGGCCTTGTTCATGGAAAACTATGCGGGCGAAGGCGCTTATGAGGACGAGATGAAGGATCTCAGCATCAAGGCCCTGGTGCACGAGAGTGCAGCTTCCATCTCGAATGCCGGCCGGTTGACCGAGGAGACGGACGAATATCGCTCGGTGGTGCAATACAAGGGCGCCGTTGTCCTGCACATGCTGCGCTATCTTATTGGCGACACCAAGTTCTCGACGGCGCTCCAGACCTTTGCAACCAAATTTGCCTATCAGCCCGTCACCACGGCCGATTTCAAATCGGTGGTTGAACAGGTGACAGCCCAGGATCTGACTTACTTTTTCGCGGAATGGGTCCTTTCGACAGGGGCGCCGGATTTTCGACTGAAATATACGGTCTTCCGGACTCAGAAGGGATTCCGGGTGCAAGGACACGTGGAACAGGACATGGACACGCTGCGAATGCCGGTGGAAGTCTCCATCGAAACGCAAGGGAAACCCGAGTCAAAGACCGTGGAATTGTCCGGCACCAGCTCGGACTTCGAAATCGAAACCTTCGGCCAACCGGTGCGAGTGGACCTCGACCCTCATCACCGCCTCCTCCGCTACGATGCGAAGACCCGTATCCTGACCGCGATTCAACGGGGCAAGGAGCTCTACGATCAGGGCGAGTACGTCGAGGCTGTGGATGCGTACAAAAAGGCCTTGGACCTCGACAAACATAATTCCCTGGCACATTTTCGGATCGGTGAGGCATTTTTGGCCCAGCGAAACTACAACTCTGCGGCCAATGCCTTCCGCGAGGCTCTCAATGGGGATTTGGATCCGAAGTGGGTAGAGGTGTTCAGCCACATCAACCTGGGGAAGGTCTATGATGCCCTGGGCCAGAGAGAACGCGCCGTCCAGGAATATCGAAAGGCCATCGACACCAACGACAATACCCAAGGCGCTCAGGAGGAGGCGAGGAAGTACATGGCCCAACCTTACAAGGAATCGGCCGATGAATTCAAATAA
- the lpxB gene encoding lipid-A-disaccharide synthase, producing the protein MKERGILIVAGEASGEMYAAQLVRQIQRQAQEPVSFFGCAGQAMRQAGVEAIVTVEEISVHGFVEVLSHLEFLFDGFLKILAAAERRKPDLVILVDFPDFNIRLAARLKSLGVHIVYFISPQFWAWRRGRLKVLRKLIDEMICILPFEKRFYDHMGIPAKYVGHPLVEMLEVVCGQEELFLRFEIDPDRPRVALLPGSRKNEIRHNLFPILDTVMRLHSNRPEIQFFLAASTTVGRSFIVRGIEKWQRAGNQVAPVKVIEGYTREIMKYSNMAVVSSGTATLEAALLEVPLICVYKVAPLSWWLGQKLIDVDYYCLVNLILRRGVVPELYQSDFSSRVLEREVLKLLDDRAARQTMIEGVAALRAILSTGHSPMEKAAQIVLSHLETQTGKVESKQVTLEPAVVVSGPPE; encoded by the coding sequence ATGAAGGAACGCGGGATTTTGATCGTGGCCGGGGAAGCCTCGGGCGAAATGTATGCCGCCCAACTGGTCCGGCAGATTCAAAGGCAGGCGCAGGAGCCCGTGTCTTTCTTTGGCTGCGCCGGGCAGGCGATGCGACAGGCGGGGGTGGAGGCAATCGTCACGGTAGAAGAGATATCGGTCCACGGCTTTGTTGAAGTTCTATCCCATTTGGAATTTCTTTTTGACGGATTTCTGAAAATTCTAGCGGCGGCAGAACGGAGGAAACCCGACCTGGTGATACTGGTGGATTTCCCGGATTTCAATATCCGGCTGGCCGCTCGTCTGAAATCCCTCGGCGTGCACATCGTTTATTTCATCAGCCCGCAATTCTGGGCCTGGCGTCGAGGCCGGCTCAAAGTCCTGCGAAAATTGATCGACGAGATGATCTGCATTCTTCCTTTTGAGAAGCGGTTCTACGACCACATGGGCATTCCAGCCAAATACGTTGGCCATCCGCTGGTCGAAATGCTGGAGGTAGTATGCGGGCAGGAGGAGTTATTCTTACGGTTTGAAATTGATCCCGACCGTCCGCGCGTGGCCCTGTTGCCGGGGAGCCGCAAAAACGAGATCCGGCATAATCTTTTTCCCATCCTGGACACGGTAATGCGCCTTCACTCGAACCGGCCCGAAATCCAGTTTTTTCTGGCCGCTTCAACAACGGTGGGGAGATCGTTCATTGTGCGGGGAATCGAAAAATGGCAGCGCGCGGGGAATCAGGTCGCCCCGGTGAAAGTGATCGAGGGGTACACCCGCGAGATCATGAAGTATTCCAACATGGCGGTGGTCTCCTCGGGGACAGCTACCCTTGAGGCGGCGCTCCTGGAGGTGCCCCTCATCTGCGTGTACAAAGTGGCCCCCCTGAGCTGGTGGCTCGGGCAAAAGCTGATTGACGTCGATTACTACTGTCTTGTAAATTTGATTTTGAGGCGAGGGGTGGTCCCCGAGCTTTACCAGTCAGATTTTTCATCCCGGGTCCTGGAAAGGGAAGTTCTGAAGCTGCTCGATGACCGTGCCGCACGCCAGACCATGATTGAGGGGGTAGCCGCCCTGAGGGCAATTCTTTCGACGGGGCATTCACCCATGGAGAAGGCGGCTCAAATTGTTTTGTCCCATCTGGAAACTCAAACGGGTAAAGTTGAATCCAAGCAGGTGACTCTGGAGCCGGCCGTGGTAGTGTCGGGTCCTCCGGAATGA